In Paenacidovorax monticola, the genomic window CGCACCGTGGCGCCCAGCAGCGCCTCCATGTTGTTGCAGACCAGCGCGGTGCGCAGACGCGGCGCGGTGCCGTCCCCGAGCCCGAGGGCCATTCCAGCAGCTTGCCCGAGTTCGGATAGCGGAAATGGATCGCCGCATGCTGCTCCAGATCGCGCACGCTGTGCGGTGTGCCGTGGCGCCGCAGGTAGGCCGGCGCGGCGCACAACATGACCTTGAATGGCTGCAACGGCCGCGTCACCAGCCGTGAATCCGGCAGGATGCCGCTGCGGATCGCGATGTCGACGCCCTCCTCGATGAGGTCGACGATGCGGTCGTTGAAGTCGATGTCCAGCTCCACCTCGGGATAGCGTTCCAGAAAGTCCGGAATCACCGGCAGCAGGAAGTGGTAGCTGACGATGGGGGCGGTAACACGCAGCCGGCCGCGCGGCTCACCCACCGCGTGCGACAGCATCGCCTGCGCATCGTCGAGGTCATCCAGGGCACGCCGGCAGCGCTCGTGAAAAAGCCGTCCCTCTTCCGTGAGCTGGATGCGCCGCGTGCTGCGCTGCAACAGCCGCACGCCCAGTTGCACCTCCAGGCGCGCCACGGCCTTGCCCACGGCCGATGCAGAAATCCCGAGCCCCCGGCCCGCCGCCACGAAGCTGCCGAGGTCCGCGGTCTTCACGAAGGCCACGAGGCCGTTGAGTTGGTGCATGACTTGGAGCCCATCTTGCGTTGATTACGGAATTTTCTTCCGTTATGAATCAACCAGAAGCCCATTTTTCAGAAATTCGAGCCCGTCTAACCTCGCAGACAGTGGCATGGCCTTGGACTGCCGCACCTCCTTTTTCCTGAAACACATGATGACCTACCTCGAAGAATCCAGTCCCTCCGGACTGCGGCGCCTGCGCGTGCTTGCGGGCGTCTGCCTGGCCTCGGCCGCGATGCCCATGACCTTCACCGGCCCGGCCGTGGCGCTGCGCGACATCGCCCGAAGCCTGGGCGGCTCGCCGGTCGCGCTGGCCTGGGTGACCAATGCGTTCATGCTGGCCTTCGGCAGCATGCTCATGGTCGCAGGCGCGCTCGCCGACCGCCACGGGCGCCGCAAGGTGTTTCTGGCCGGTGTGGGAGTTTTCGTCCTGGCGTCGCTGGCCCTGGTCGGCGCGCCCGGCATCGTCGCCTTCGACCTGCTGCGCGCCCTGCAGGGCGCTGCGAGCGCCGCGGTCTTCGCGGGCGGTGCGGCGGCCCTGGCGCAGGAATTCGAGGGGGCGGAACGCATCCGGGCCTTCAGCATGCTGGGCACCAGCTTTGGCGTGGGCCTGACGCTGGGCCCCGTCGCCGCGGGCTGGCTGAGCGCCGCGCTGGGGTGGCGTTCGATCTTCCTGCTCGTCATCGGCTGCGCGGTGCTGGCCGCTGCGGTCGCCGCCACCGCGCTGCGCGAGTCGCGCGACCCGCAGGCGCAGGTACTGGACTGGCCCGGGGCGCTGGCCTTCACGCTGGCGCTGTCGCTGTTCACCTACGGCGTGCTGCAGGCGCCGGACCAGGGTCTGCGCCATCCGGCAACGGCCGGCGCGCTGCTGGCTTCGGTGCTGGCATTCGCCGGGTTCGTGCACATCGAGCAGCGCGCCGGACGGCCCATGCTGGACCTTTCGCTGTTCCGCTACCCGCGCTTCGTCGGGGTGCAGTTGCTGGCGGCCGCACCGGCCTATGGCTTCGTGGTGCTGCTGGTGCTGCTGCCGATCCGTTTCGTGGGGATCGAGGGCCTGCCCGCCGCCGAGGCAGGCCAGTGGATGGCCTGCCTGTCCGCGCCACTGATCGCCGTGCCACTGGCCGCCGGGCTGCTGGCCAAGCGCTTTTCGTCCGCAGCACTGTGCGGCACGGGGCTGTTGCTGGCCTCGGCCGGACTGGTCTGGCTGGGTGCTGCGGGCAGCGGCACCCAGGCCTTGCCACCCCTGGTGCTGATCGGTGCGGGCATGGGCTTGCCCTGGGGCCTGATGGACGGGCTGGCCGTGAGCGTGGTGCCCAAGGAGCGCGCCGGCATGGCGACCGGGATCTTCAGCACCACGCGGGTCGCGGGCGAGGGGCTTGCGCTCGCCCTCGTGGGCGCCGCGCTGTCGGCACTGGTCGCGCACCGCCTGCATGCGCTGGCCCCTTGCCGGATGGCATGGCCGCCACGCTCGCGCAGCAACTCACGGCGGGCGACCTGGGCACGGCGGTGCGGCTCTGGCCTGCCCTCTCGGGCGCCGAGATGGCCCAGGCCTACCAGAGCGCATTCTCCACGCTGGCCTGGGGCCTGGCGGGTATCACGCTGCTGACGGCGGGTGTCGTCTTCGCCTTCCTCGGCCGTGGCGCGCAGCCGCATGCGCACGCGCCCCTGCCCGGCGGCGGCGTCAGAGCGGCGCAGCCGTGTAGACGAGCACTTTGAGCGCCCGGTCCGCGTCCACGTCCGCGAACACGGGCGGGTTCGCCACGCGCTCCACGAACGCCAGATCGGGCGCGATGTCCCGCACCTGCTCCTGCAGGAAGGCTGTGCCCAGCTCCGGTGCGTTCAGGCACAGCAGCGCATGGCCGCCCGGCATCAGCAGATCGGGCAGGCGGCGCAGCAACCGGGCATAGTCCTTGGTGGCGACGAAGCTGCCTTTCTGGTAACTCGGAGGGTCCACGATCACGAGGTCGTACGGCCCGCCGCGCGTGATCTTGCCCCAGGTGCTGAAGATGTCGTGCGCCAGGAAACTCGCCCCGGCCGCCAGGCCGTTGAGCTGGTGGTTCTGCTGGCCCGTGGCGATGGCGCCCTGGCTCATGTCCACATTCACCACCTGGCGCGCGCCCGCCTGCAGCGCTGCGACCGAGAACGCGCAGGTGTAGGCGAACAGGTTGAGCACCTTGGGCCCGCGCCCCTCCTGGGCCAACCGCCGCGCAGCGTACGCACGCACCCAGCACCGCCCCTCGGCCATGTCGAGGAACAGGCCGTGGTTCTGCCCGCGCAGCACGTGCACGCGAAAGCGCGCGCCGTTTTCGGTGACCACATGCGGTTCGGGCACGGCGCCGGCCATCAGGCGCGTGTCGGTCCGGCCCTGGATGCGCAGGGCCTCGTGGCGGCACTGGTAGACCCAGTTCAGCGGCTCGCCCGGCGCGATCTGCGCCCAGCGTGCCTGCAGCGCGGCGCCGATCGCGGCCAGTTCCTCGTCGGCCGCCGGCGCGAAGCTGGTGAGCACGAAGACCGGCGGGTAGGCGTCGAGCGTCCACTGCTCGCAACCCGGATGGAGCCCGCCCCGGCCGTGGAAGATGCGGCACGCATCGGTGGGCACGGCCATCGTGGCGATGGCATCGATCAGGGCTTGCATGGGGGAAACTCGGATGGAACAAAGAGCCGATTTTCCATGAAAAAGCCGCGCAGCCCTTGCGGAATCTGCGCGGCCAGCTACGGTTAGCGTAGCACCAGGTCTCCGAATGGCGCCGGCATCAATCCGCCGTGACCCCCACGGCGCGGATGACCTGGCCCCATTTGTCACTCTCGCGCTGGATGAAGCCGGCGAACTCCTTCGGTTTCATGTCCAGATAGGTCAGCGCCTGCTTGGCCAGGCGGGCCTGGGTCTCGGGCTGGAGCATGAAGCGGCTGATGTCGGCCTGCAGCTGGTTGACGACGGGCGCGGGCGTGCCCGCCGGGGCCAGCAGGCCCGTCCAGTTGCGCACCTCGAAGTTCTTGAGGCCGGACTCCGCCAGCGTGGGCACCTGCGGCAGCAGCGCCGAACGCTTCTGGCCCAGCACCGCCACGGCCTTGAGCCGCCCGCCCTGGATGAAGGGCAGCGCGGTCTGCAAGGTGGCGAACGAGGCGGCCACCTGCCCGGCCATCACGTCGTTCAGCGCGGGGGCGTTGCCCCGGTACGGAATGTGGACCAGGAACACGCCCGCCCGGTCCTCGAACAACTCGCCTGCGAGATGGCCCGTCGAGCCACTGCCCGCGGATGCGTAGGTCACGCTGCCCGGCTTGGCCTTGGCGAGCTTGATGAACTCGCCCACCGAGTTGACGGGCGCCGCCGGGCCGACCACCAGCACCGACTCGGCATCGGCCAGAAACGCCACGGGCTCGAAGCTCTTGAGCGGGTCGAAGGCCAGCTTCCTGTACAGGTGCCCGTTGATGGCGTGGGTGCCGATCGTGCCCATGAGCAGGGTATGCCCGTCGGGGCGGCGCGGGCCACCAGCTCGGAGCCGATGTTGCCGCCCGCGCCGGGCTTGTTGTCCACGGTGATGGGCTGGCCGTACTGGGGCGCCAGCTCCGTCGCCAGCATGCGGGCGATCAGGTCGGCGTATCCCCCTGCGGGGAACGGCACCACCACCCGGATGGGCTTGCTCGGAAACGGCGCCGCCGGCTGCGCCTGCGCCCCATGCCATGCCAGCGATGGCGCCAGGCCTGCCAAGGCCAGGGTGGATGCGAACCGGCGGCGGGACAGCAGGCCCGCAGGGGAAGAAGACAGGGTGCTCATGGACACGGGCGAAACGGTGAGAAGGTCAAACGGGAAGACCAGTCTAGGAACCCCGACACCCCGCGTCCAATGCATTTAAGATTTATTTTTTCATGCAAATGACACATCGATATGCTGGATTTGAGGAGCCTCAGCTTCTTCGTCGAGGTGGCCGAGCGGCAGAACCTGACGCGCGCGGCCGAGGCC contains:
- a CDS encoding class I SAM-dependent methyltransferase; protein product: MQALIDAIATMAVPTDACRIFHGRGGLHPGCEQWTLDAYPPVFVLTSFAPAADEELAAIGAALQARWAQIAPGEPLNWVYQCRHEALRIQGRTDTRLMAGAVPEPHVVTENGARFRVHVLRGQNHGLFLDMAEGRCWVRAYAARRLAQEGRGPKVLNLFAYTCAFSVAALQAGARQVVNVDMSQGAIATGQQNHQLNGLAAGASFLAHDIFSTWGKITRGGPYDLVIVDPPSYQKGSFVATKDYARLLRRLPDLLMPGGHALLCLNAPELGTAFLQEQVRDIAPDLAFVERVANPPVFADVDADRALKVLVYTAAPL